The following coding sequences are from one bacterium window:
- the nusA gene encoding transcription termination factor NusA, translating to MKNEILATLESLGKEKGLNKEILIEAVKDAVLSAAKKKFREAKDISVVFQQDTGDIKVVIDGQEKPLGDLGRIAAQSAKHIMVKEIRQHVSEKVYATYQSRIGQILTGRVEAMDGRDFIIELGEIDGLLPRQECLPQDNFRIGDNVKAYLFKIKREINFAPLLFSRTHPRFLDQLFRIEVPEIKEGIIEIKVIVREAGYRAKIAVESHMENIDPIGTCIGLKGERVRSITQELNGEKIDIIPYDKDMKIFIARALAPAKVLDIQIFSEDKPARPDVTSGQASGRARIIVEDDQLSLAIGKKGQNVRLAAKLTGWKLDIRSKTQTEKEKKFTPKGIEKELTQLPGIGVKMANSLGKAGLITIED from the coding sequence ATGAAAAACGAAATTTTAGCAACTCTTGAATCCTTAGGGAAAGAAAAAGGGTTGAACAAGGAAATCCTTATAGAAGCCGTAAAAGACGCCGTGCTTTCTGCCGCAAAAAAGAAATTTCGCGAAGCAAAAGATATTTCCGTAGTCTTTCAACAGGATACGGGAGATATTAAAGTTGTTATTGATGGCCAAGAAAAACCACTGGGAGATTTGGGAAGAATTGCTGCACAAAGCGCTAAACATATAATGGTCAAAGAAATTCGCCAACATGTAAGCGAAAAGGTTTATGCTACCTATCAATCTCGCATTGGCCAAATCCTAACAGGCAGGGTGGAAGCAATGGACGGTCGTGACTTTATTATTGAGTTGGGAGAAATCGACGGGTTATTGCCCAGGCAAGAATGTCTTCCACAGGACAATTTCAGGATAGGAGACAATGTTAAAGCATACCTATTCAAAATAAAAAGAGAGATAAATTTTGCCCCTTTGCTTTTTTCACGCACTCATCCACGCTTTTTGGATCAATTATTTAGAATAGAAGTGCCGGAGATTAAAGAGGGAATAATTGAGATAAAAGTGATAGTAAGAGAAGCTGGCTACAGAGCAAAAATTGCCGTAGAAAGCCATATGGAGAATATAGACCCAATTGGTACTTGCATTGGGTTAAAAGGTGAAAGAGTCAGGTCTATAACTCAAGAACTCAACGGCGAAAAAATAGATATAATCCCTTATGACAAAGATATGAAAATATTTATTGCCCGAGCACTGGCTCCGGCAAAGGTTTTGGATATTCAAATTTTCAGCGAAGATAAACCTGCCCGCCCCGACGTAACATCAGGACAAGCAAGCGGGAGAGCCCGAATTATAGTGGAAGACGACCAACTTTCGTTGGCTATAGGGAAAAAAGGTCAAAATGTAAGATTGGCCGCAAAGCTAACAGGGTGGAAATTGGATATAAGGAGCAAGACACAAACTGAGAAAGAAAAGAAGTTTACTCCAAAGGGAATAGAAAAGGAACTCACTCAACTTCCCGGCATAGGAGTAAAAATGGCTAATTCTTTGGGGAAGGCCGGATTAATCACCATAGAAGAT